In Amaranthus tricolor cultivar Red isolate AtriRed21 chromosome 5, ASM2621246v1, whole genome shotgun sequence, a genomic segment contains:
- the LOC130813929 gene encoding protein DETOXIFICATION 18-like isoform X1, with amino-acid sequence MWFNKNGKTPLLEGDHEEEKSRKKWWDQVIDYKESKEQIVYSLPLVLTNVFYYLVPLVSVMFAGHLGQLQLAGATLANSWAYVSGFAFMLGLSGALETLCGQGYGAKLYKMLGIYLQASTIISLIFSIPISILWYYTEPILTFLHQSPEISKEAATFLRCLIPGLLAFGNIQNILRFLQTQSVVWPAVVCSLVPLILHFGINYVLVYCTCLGYSGTALAASITFWISAIMLFVYVHYSKDLKHTWTGFSKEAFHHVGGNLKLALPSAAMVCFEYWAFEILVLAGLFPDSEITTSLIAMCVNTEAIAFNFTYGLSAAASTRVSNELGAGRSDQAKHAMGVTLKLSIMLTAIILLALGFGHDVWAAFFSDSTLMMSAFASMTPFVCISIFLDSIQGILSAVCRGCGWQHLAMYINLGTFYLIGMPIACLLAFRFNLYVKGLWVGLIFGLVSQNGSLFLITRLQKWTTIKLSDGEEHPASV; translated from the exons ATGTGGTTTAATAAGAATGGAAAAACACCATTGTTAGAAGGTGATCATGAAGAAGAAAAGAGTAGAAAAAAATGGTGGGACCAAGTGATAGACTATAAAGAATCAAAGGAACAAATAGTGTATTCATTGCCTTTGGTGTTAACCAATGTATTTTATTATCTAGTTCCTCTTGTTTCTGTTATGTTTGCAGGTCATCTTGGTCAGCTTCAGCTTGCTGGTGCTACTCTTGCTAATTCATGGGCTTATGTTTCTGGTTTTGCTTTCATG CTTGGTCTAAGTGGAGCTCTAGAGACACTATGTGGGCAAGGATATGGTGCAAAACTATACAAAATGCTAGGGATTTACCTCCAAGCATCAACCATAATATCCCTCATTTTCTCCATACCCATATCCATATTATGGTATTACACTGAACCCATCCTAACATTCCTTCATCAAAGCCCAGAAATCTCAAAAGAAGCAGCTACATTCCTTAGATGTTTAATACCAGGACTTTTGGCCTTTGGAAACATCCAGAACATTCTAAGGTTCCTTCAAACACAATCTGTAGTTTGGCCTGCTGTTGTCTGTTCCCTTGTACCTTTGATCCTGCACTTTGGGATCAACTATGTGTTGGTTTACTGCACGTGCCTCGGTTACAGTGGCACTGCTTTGGCTGCTTCCATTACATTCTGGATTTCAGCCATAATGTTGTTTGTTTATGTTCATTATAGTAAGGATTTGAAGCATACTTGGACTGGGTTTTCTAAGGAAGCATTTCATCATGTTGGTGGAAACTTGAAGTTGGCTTTACCTTCTGCTGCTATGGTTTG TTTTGAATATTGGGCGTTTGAAATCTTAGTGTTAGCTGGCTTGTTTCCTGACTCGGAAATCACCACTTCTTTGATTGCAATGTG TGTTAATACAGAAGCAATTGCTTTCAATTTCACTTATGGTTTAAGTGCTGCAGCAAG CACGAGGGTTTCGAATGAACTTGGAGCAGGAAGATCGGATCAAGCAAAACACGCGATGGGTGTAACATTGAAGCTATCGATCATGCTGACTGCTATAATACTTCTTGCTCTAGGCTTCGGCCACGATGTTTGGGCCGCATTCTTCAGTGATAGCACTCTTATGATGAGTGCGTTTGCTTCCATGACACCATTTGTGTGTATTTCCATATTTCTCGATTCGATTCAAGGCATTCTATCAG CCGTGTGTAGGGGATGCGGTTGGCAACATTTAGCCATGTACATAAATTTGGGTACATTCTACTTAATTGGTATGCCCATTGCATGCTTACTTGCCTTCAGGTTCAATTTGTATGTCAAG GGTCTTTGGGTTGGCTTAATATTCGGCCTTGTGTCTCAAAACGGTTCACTTTTCTTAATAACTCGACTCCAAAAATGGACTACAATCAAGCTTTCTGATGGCGAAGAACACCCAGCATCAGTTTGA
- the LOC130813929 gene encoding protein DETOXIFICATION 19-like isoform X2, with amino-acid sequence MWFNKNGKTPLLEGDHEEEKSRKKWWDQVIDYKESKEQIVYSLPLVLTNVFYYLVPLVSVMFAGHLGQLQLAGATLANSWAYVSGFAFMLGLSGALETLCGQGYGAKLYKMLGIYLQASTIISLIFSIPISILWYYTEPILTFLHQSPEISKEAATFLRCLIPGLLAFGNIQNILRFLQTQSVVWPAVVCSLVPLILHFGINYVLVYCTCLGYSGTALAASITFWISAIMLFVYVHYSKDLKHTWTGFSKEAFHHVGGNLKLALPSAAMVCVNTEAIAFNFTYGLSAAASTRVSNELGAGRSDQAKHAMGVTLKLSIMLTAIILLALGFGHDVWAAFFSDSTLMMSAFASMTPFVCISIFLDSIQGILSAVCRGCGWQHLAMYINLGTFYLIGMPIACLLAFRFNLYVKGLWVGLIFGLVSQNGSLFLITRLQKWTTIKLSDGEEHPASV; translated from the exons ATGTGGTTTAATAAGAATGGAAAAACACCATTGTTAGAAGGTGATCATGAAGAAGAAAAGAGTAGAAAAAAATGGTGGGACCAAGTGATAGACTATAAAGAATCAAAGGAACAAATAGTGTATTCATTGCCTTTGGTGTTAACCAATGTATTTTATTATCTAGTTCCTCTTGTTTCTGTTATGTTTGCAGGTCATCTTGGTCAGCTTCAGCTTGCTGGTGCTACTCTTGCTAATTCATGGGCTTATGTTTCTGGTTTTGCTTTCATG CTTGGTCTAAGTGGAGCTCTAGAGACACTATGTGGGCAAGGATATGGTGCAAAACTATACAAAATGCTAGGGATTTACCTCCAAGCATCAACCATAATATCCCTCATTTTCTCCATACCCATATCCATATTATGGTATTACACTGAACCCATCCTAACATTCCTTCATCAAAGCCCAGAAATCTCAAAAGAAGCAGCTACATTCCTTAGATGTTTAATACCAGGACTTTTGGCCTTTGGAAACATCCAGAACATTCTAAGGTTCCTTCAAACACAATCTGTAGTTTGGCCTGCTGTTGTCTGTTCCCTTGTACCTTTGATCCTGCACTTTGGGATCAACTATGTGTTGGTTTACTGCACGTGCCTCGGTTACAGTGGCACTGCTTTGGCTGCTTCCATTACATTCTGGATTTCAGCCATAATGTTGTTTGTTTATGTTCATTATAGTAAGGATTTGAAGCATACTTGGACTGGGTTTTCTAAGGAAGCATTTCATCATGTTGGTGGAAACTTGAAGTTGGCTTTACCTTCTGCTGCTATGGTTTG TGTTAATACAGAAGCAATTGCTTTCAATTTCACTTATGGTTTAAGTGCTGCAGCAAG CACGAGGGTTTCGAATGAACTTGGAGCAGGAAGATCGGATCAAGCAAAACACGCGATGGGTGTAACATTGAAGCTATCGATCATGCTGACTGCTATAATACTTCTTGCTCTAGGCTTCGGCCACGATGTTTGGGCCGCATTCTTCAGTGATAGCACTCTTATGATGAGTGCGTTTGCTTCCATGACACCATTTGTGTGTATTTCCATATTTCTCGATTCGATTCAAGGCATTCTATCAG CCGTGTGTAGGGGATGCGGTTGGCAACATTTAGCCATGTACATAAATTTGGGTACATTCTACTTAATTGGTATGCCCATTGCATGCTTACTTGCCTTCAGGTTCAATTTGTATGTCAAG GGTCTTTGGGTTGGCTTAATATTCGGCCTTGTGTCTCAAAACGGTTCACTTTTCTTAATAACTCGACTCCAAAAATGGACTACAATCAAGCTTTCTGATGGCGAAGAACACCCAGCATCAGTTTGA